A genome region from Brachymonas denitrificans includes the following:
- the rpoZ gene encoding DNA-directed RNA polymerase subunit omega, which yields MARITVEDCLEQIPNRFQLVLAATYRARMLSQGHLPKVESRNKPAVTALREIAAGKVGLEMLKKVPT from the coding sequence ATGGCACGCATCACCGTCGAGGACTGCCTCGAACAAATCCCCAACCGTTTCCAGCTGGTTCTGGCTGCCACCTACCGCGCCCGCATGCTGAGCCAGGGCCACCTGCCCAAGGTCGAAAGCCGCAACAAGCCCGCCGTTACCGCCCTGCGCGAAATCGCAGCCGGCAAGGTCGGCCTGGAAATGCTGAAGAAGGTCCCGACCTGA
- a CDS encoding DUF262 domain-containing protein, with translation MHTSFFDTESAKIVTLPEWMAWASNQADVAHRVVLPMIQRGSVWAPHKILDLWDTLLRGMPMGALMARNSPQGSTVKILGEIQTRESAEGDIDLIDGQQRTLAIMAGWPPSGLKDSMRPVVIWLDLIDAPQEEYIFRLLVTTTSQPFGYARATRGGNAISKLEHSKLRVANAIWKPEEIKDEKALWKSPDFMPWDANFSVPITELMENSNELSNFLTSRLDSYRSALNQKIDAIKSSKNTEANPNSDAAIKYLESKYNSLPSAEEIIKRIPTIQAALQNINTCQLPILRVREDILNDKEPQDDDENSNVDPPLAILFKRVGTSGETLSDADYIYSIIKHHMKEAHETIETLLEDPRTSAIYTPTTLAMTAVRWTLLSQDNKESKIRDSARMDKTSFARLIRKHPGFINNLRDEILPSGSFQPTLENILKAISYDKDFRIGLPKHALSLIPIPLLEVILAWHKLKNPSDEAIKNYRHSLVRFILQGHLCIYDFASASEVAIEFLKKNMSSSDNEIFPDQALMMELESEKQKHLALPLPSPDALQSIHGLTLSPDEVRGIRGWTRFDTKNLNDLEKQYVTFYNRWWNRNRRHIHPILLWLQRDYVFKNFEEQPALPGLGDETPFDYDHILPRSQWSYWTGASSGNRLMDFRAKDNSGNVDQTGHWSIGDSIGNIHILSSQENRSFGDTPVKIKFGKPGFRDNSLIEDEFEMLWLSAGGEDEKPRWWDIHRALDFQKAVETRAFDLYSKFYTDLFIHQLPLNTSNRQNT, from the coding sequence ATGCATACATCATTCTTTGATACAGAAAGCGCAAAAATTGTAACCCTGCCAGAATGGATGGCGTGGGCATCCAACCAGGCGGATGTAGCCCACCGTGTTGTGTTGCCAATGATTCAACGTGGATCGGTCTGGGCTCCGCACAAAATACTGGACTTGTGGGATACCTTGTTAAGGGGAATGCCCATGGGCGCACTGATGGCGCGCAATTCCCCGCAAGGAAGCACGGTAAAGATACTGGGCGAAATCCAAACACGTGAATCTGCAGAAGGCGACATTGACTTGATCGACGGCCAGCAACGCACATTGGCAATCATGGCGGGCTGGCCACCTAGCGGCTTGAAAGACTCGATGCGACCGGTGGTAATCTGGCTGGATTTGATCGACGCACCACAAGAAGAATACATTTTTCGCCTATTGGTCACAACCACGTCCCAGCCTTTTGGCTATGCCAGAGCGACAAGGGGCGGGAATGCAATTAGCAAACTGGAGCACAGCAAGTTGCGTGTAGCGAACGCAATCTGGAAACCAGAGGAAATAAAGGACGAAAAGGCGCTTTGGAAATCTCCTGATTTCATGCCTTGGGATGCCAATTTTTCCGTACCCATCACTGAGTTGATGGAAAACTCCAACGAATTATCAAACTTCCTTACAAGTCGGCTGGACAGTTACAGATCCGCATTAAATCAAAAGATAGATGCCATTAAATCCAGTAAAAACACAGAAGCAAACCCCAACAGCGATGCCGCCATAAAATATCTGGAGTCAAAATACAACTCCCTCCCTTCTGCAGAGGAAATCATCAAGCGCATCCCTACAATTCAAGCAGCACTTCAGAATATCAACACATGCCAGCTTCCGATACTCCGCGTCCGCGAGGATATACTGAATGACAAGGAACCACAGGATGACGATGAAAACTCCAATGTTGACCCACCGCTGGCCATTCTATTCAAAAGGGTGGGCACGAGCGGAGAGACATTGAGCGACGCTGATTACATATATTCCATCATCAAGCATCACATGAAAGAGGCGCATGAAACCATAGAGACCTTGCTCGAAGATCCCCGAACCAGCGCCATATACACCCCTACGACACTGGCAATGACCGCAGTCCGCTGGACTCTGCTATCACAAGATAACAAGGAGTCAAAAATCAGGGACTCAGCAAGAATGGACAAGACCTCTTTTGCGCGCTTAATTCGCAAACACCCTGGATTCATCAACAACCTCAGAGATGAAATTCTGCCAAGCGGGTCTTTTCAGCCCACACTGGAAAACATTCTGAAAGCAATCAGTTACGATAAAGACTTTCGCATCGGTCTCCCAAAACATGCCTTATCCTTGATACCCATACCATTATTGGAAGTGATCTTGGCATGGCACAAACTGAAAAACCCCTCCGATGAGGCAATCAAGAATTACAGGCACTCTCTAGTTCGTTTTATATTGCAGGGGCACCTTTGCATCTACGACTTTGCTAGTGCCAGCGAAGTGGCCATCGAGTTTCTGAAAAAAAACATGTCGTCGTCAGACAATGAGATATTCCCGGACCAAGCTTTAATGATGGAGCTTGAATCGGAAAAGCAGAAGCACCTTGCTCTCCCCTTGCCAAGCCCGGACGCACTGCAATCAATTCATGGTTTAACACTTTCTCCCGACGAAGTTCGTGGCATAAGAGGCTGGACCCGATTCGATACAAAGAACCTCAATGATCTAGAAAAACAATACGTTACATTTTACAATCGCTGGTGGAATAGAAACAGACGGCATATACACCCCATATTACTATGGCTGCAGCGTGACTATGTGTTCAAAAATTTCGAAGAGCAACCCGCCTTGCCAGGCCTAGGTGATGAAACACCGTTCGATTACGACCACATCCTGCCCCGCTCTCAGTGGTCTTATTGGACCGGGGCAAGCTCGGGCAATCGTTTGATGGATTTTCGCGCCAAGGACAATAGTGGCAACGTGGACCAAACAGGACATTGGTCCATTGGAGACAGCATTGGAAATATTCATATTCTATCCAGCCAGGAAAATCGTTCCTTTGGTGATACTCCGGTAAAAATCAAGTTTGGCAAGCCTGGCTTTAGGGACAATTCCCTTATCGAAGATGAATTCGAAATGCTTTGGCTCTCTGCTGGCGGCGAGGATGAAAAGCCCCGCTGGTGGGATATTCATCGTGCACTGGACTTTCAGAAAGCAGTGGAGACCCGGGCCTTCGATCTATATTCCAAGTTCTACACTGATCTTTTCATTCATCAATTACCGCTGAACACAAGCAACAGACAAAATACATAA
- the rph gene encoding ribonuclease PH encodes MTTNSYARPSGRAHDELRPVRITRNFTIHAEGSVLVEFGNTKVLCTASVDEKVPPFRRGSGEGWVTAEYGMLPRSTHTRSDREAARGKQSGRTQEIQRLIGRALRAVFDLEALGERTIVLDCDVLQADGGTRTAAITGAFVAAQDAVNGLLRDFKVTRNPIREPVAAVSVGMVEGTPLLDLEYLEDSACDTDMNVVMTGAGKFIEVQGTAEGQPFSREQLDTMLELAQKGILALQDKQREALAG; translated from the coding sequence ATGACCACGAACAGCTACGCGCGCCCGTCCGGCCGCGCCCACGACGAGCTGCGCCCGGTGCGCATCACCCGCAACTTCACCATCCACGCCGAAGGCTCGGTGCTGGTGGAGTTCGGCAACACCAAGGTGCTGTGCACCGCCAGCGTGGACGAGAAGGTGCCGCCGTTCCGCCGCGGCAGTGGCGAAGGCTGGGTCACGGCCGAATACGGCATGCTGCCGCGTTCCACCCACACCCGCAGTGATCGCGAGGCAGCCAGGGGCAAGCAGAGCGGCCGCACGCAGGAAATCCAGCGTCTGATCGGCCGCGCACTGCGTGCCGTGTTCGATCTGGAGGCGCTGGGCGAGCGCACCATCGTGCTCGATTGCGATGTGCTCCAGGCCGATGGCGGCACGCGCACCGCGGCCATCACGGGGGCTTTCGTCGCTGCGCAGGATGCCGTCAACGGCCTGCTGCGCGATTTCAAGGTCACGCGCAATCCGATCCGCGAGCCGGTGGCGGCCGTGTCCGTCGGCATGGTCGAAGGCACACCGCTGCTGGATCTGGAATATCTGGAAGACTCCGCCTGCGATACCGACATGAACGTGGTGATGACCGGTGCCGGCAAGTTCATCGAGGTGCAGGGTACGGCTGAAGGCCAGCCTTTCAGCCGCGAGCAGCTCGACACCATGCTGGAGCTGGCGCAAAAAGGCATTCTCGCCCTGCAGGACAAGCAGCGCGAGGCACTGGCGGGCTGA
- the rdgB gene encoding RdgB/HAM1 family non-canonical purine NTP pyrophosphatase, which yields MKIVLASNNKGKLAELQALFGELGVELVPQAALGVPEAEEPFHTFLENALTKARNASRHSGLPAIADDAGLCVDAFGGQPGVQTAYYATQFGYPKGDGNNVIALLEQMQGITQRRAALVSTLVAVRSPDDPEPLVAVGRAVGQITQQPIGDNGFGFDPVMFIPELNQTFAQMDPDEKNRRSHRGQSAREMVRLLRNTWLAPDAA from the coding sequence ATGAAAATCGTGCTCGCCTCCAACAACAAGGGCAAGCTGGCCGAGCTGCAGGCGCTGTTCGGCGAACTGGGCGTGGAACTGGTGCCGCAAGCGGCACTGGGGGTGCCCGAGGCCGAGGAGCCCTTTCACACTTTTCTGGAAAACGCCCTGACCAAGGCGCGCAACGCCAGCCGCCACAGCGGCCTGCCGGCCATTGCCGACGATGCCGGCCTGTGCGTGGATGCCTTTGGCGGCCAGCCCGGCGTGCAGACGGCGTACTACGCCACGCAGTTCGGTTATCCGAAAGGGGACGGCAACAATGTGATTGCCCTGCTTGAGCAGATGCAGGGCATCACCCAGCGCCGTGCGGCGCTGGTCAGCACGCTGGTGGCCGTGCGCTCGCCGGACGATCCGGAACCGCTGGTGGCGGTCGGCCGTGCGGTGGGGCAGATCACGCAGCAGCCCATCGGCGACAATGGCTTCGGCTTTGATCCGGTGATGTTCATTCCCGAACTGAATCAAACCTTTGCGCAGATGGACCCGGACGAAAAAAACCGCCGCAGCCATCGCGGCCAGTCGGCGCGCGAGATGGTGCGCCTGCTGCGCAATACCTGGCTGGCGCCCGACGCCGCCTGA
- the hemW gene encoding radical SAM family heme chaperone HemW gives MANAPDVLDLMRPGSLQLPALPPLSLYVHLPWCLKKCPYCDFNSHAVQGGAGVPEQAYVDALMADLQQALPLVWGRQVHSIFLGGGTPSLFSPDAIHGLLSQIRALLPLAPMCEITLEANPGTFERERFAAFAQAGVTRLSIGVQSFNDAHLKALGRVHDRAQALAAVEEAAHSFDTFNLDIMYALPGQDMADLRQDLDQALQFAPPHISIYHLTIEPNTYFAKYPPKALPDEDSAYGMLDLITERTAAAGMERYEVSAYARPGHACVHNQNYWGFGDYLGIGAGAHGKLSFPHRIVRQVKVREPQRYMELALRGEALAQQHEVAREDLPFEFMLNALRLRNGFALADFGDRTGLPITVIQRPLEEAERRGWIARDFARVWPTEQGFDFLSDLQALFLPD, from the coding sequence ATGGCCAATGCTCCCGATGTGCTGGACCTGATGCGTCCCGGCAGCCTGCAACTGCCGGCGTTGCCTCCCCTGAGCCTGTACGTGCACCTGCCCTGGTGCCTGAAAAAATGCCCCTATTGCGACTTCAATTCGCATGCGGTGCAGGGTGGGGCGGGCGTGCCCGAGCAGGCCTATGTCGATGCGCTGATGGCCGATTTGCAGCAGGCCCTGCCGCTGGTGTGGGGCCGGCAGGTGCACAGCATCTTCCTGGGCGGCGGTACGCCCAGCCTGTTCTCGCCTGATGCCATCCACGGTCTGCTCAGCCAGATCCGCGCCTTGCTGCCATTGGCGCCCATGTGCGAAATCACGCTGGAGGCCAACCCCGGCACCTTCGAGCGTGAGCGCTTTGCGGCGTTCGCGCAGGCGGGCGTTACGCGCCTGTCGATCGGTGTACAGAGCTTCAACGATGCGCACCTGAAGGCGCTGGGTCGGGTGCACGATCGCGCCCAGGCGCTGGCCGCGGTGGAAGAGGCTGCGCACAGCTTCGATACTTTCAACCTGGACATCATGTACGCCCTGCCGGGGCAGGACATGGCCGACCTGCGCCAGGATCTGGACCAGGCGCTGCAGTTTGCGCCGCCCCACATCAGCATTTATCACCTGACGATCGAGCCCAATACCTACTTTGCCAAGTATCCGCCCAAGGCCTTGCCGGACGAGGACAGCGCCTATGGCATGCTGGACCTGATCACGGAGCGCACGGCGGCGGCCGGCATGGAACGCTACGAGGTGTCGGCCTACGCGCGTCCGGGCCATGCCTGCGTGCACAACCAGAACTACTGGGGGTTTGGCGACTATCTGGGCATCGGGGCGGGGGCGCATGGCAAGCTGAGCTTCCCGCACCGCATCGTGCGTCAGGTCAAGGTGCGCGAGCCGCAACGCTACATGGAACTGGCCTTGCGCGGCGAAGCGCTGGCGCAGCAGCACGAGGTGGCGCGCGAGGACTTGCCGTTCGAGTTCATGCTCAATGCGCTGCGGCTGCGCAATGGCTTTGCGCTGGCGGATTTCGGCGACCGGACCGGCTTGCCGATCACGGTAATCCAGCGCCCGCTGGAAGAGGCCGAGCGGCGCGGCTGGATTGCGCGCGACTTTGCGCGTGTGTGGCCGACGGAGCAGGGATTTGATTTTTTGAGTGACTTGCAGGCGCTGTTCTTGCCAGACTAA
- the gmk gene encoding guanylate kinase: protein MQQNTPTEYPGNLYVVAAPSGAGKSSLVRALMEVDAGVKASVSHTTRAPRGQEVDGREYFFVDNATFDTMIANQDFLEWAQVHGNRYGTSRQAVEQRLAEGGDVLLEIDYQGALQIKQIFPHAVLVFVLPPSWEELRSRLERRGEDSAETIEQRLVNAEQEMAQAAKFDFVIINELFERALFDLKSIVHAQRLKYAAQSRSRATVFSALHII from the coding sequence ATGCAGCAGAACACCCCCACCGAATACCCTGGCAACCTCTACGTCGTAGCCGCCCCCAGCGGCGCGGGCAAGTCCAGCCTGGTCAGAGCCCTGATGGAAGTAGACGCCGGCGTCAAGGCCTCCGTGTCGCACACCACGCGCGCCCCGCGGGGCCAGGAAGTGGATGGCCGCGAATACTTCTTCGTCGACAACGCCACCTTCGACACCATGATCGCCAACCAGGATTTCCTGGAGTGGGCCCAGGTGCACGGCAACCGCTACGGCACCTCGCGCCAGGCAGTAGAGCAGCGCCTGGCCGAAGGCGGCGACGTGCTGCTGGAAATCGACTACCAGGGCGCGCTGCAGATCAAGCAGATCTTCCCGCATGCGGTGCTGGTGTTCGTACTGCCCCCGAGCTGGGAAGAGCTGCGCTCGCGCCTGGAGCGCCGCGGCGAGGACAGCGCCGAGACCATCGAGCAGCGCCTGGTCAATGCCGAGCAGGAAATGGCACAGGCAGCAAAATTCGATTTTGTTATAATCAATGAGTTATTCGAGCGTGCACTGTTCGATCTCAAGAGCATCGTGCACGCCCAGCGCCTGAAATACGCCGCGCAAAGCCGCTCCAGGGCAACCGTGTTTTCCGCCCTGCACATCATCTGA
- a CDS encoding PP2C family protein-serine/threonine phosphatase, with product MNDIPTGFRIAAYQHAIYQRHSTNGKRLRMQDALALQADSHDFIWQAQSRALPSTLLTGGSVWASVADGVSSSPCAALASLSFLEVLHHVVEEAALKGLPETLPQRVRTAVQEWQFRYRNERTEGASTTLASIHIVHDQVCAVNCGDSRVWRLRRQRSGEIEWLQLSLDHTVWQQILQEELEPEEAGMEHASIYDGLLHCLTLGESTDPEPIWDAGLTQHTGASEEWLHVWRGRVAQGDVYLLATDGLHGTVGDARLSTLWRGEASLDENISHLKQAYLYAGRLDDCSMIAIEIIGPLSASCGC from the coding sequence TTGAATGACATCCCAACTGGTTTTCGCATAGCAGCGTACCAGCATGCCATCTACCAGCGCCATAGCACCAACGGTAAGCGCTTGCGTATGCAGGATGCACTTGCCTTGCAGGCGGATAGCCACGATTTCATCTGGCAAGCGCAATCACGCGCACTTCCATCGACCCTCTTGACTGGCGGCTCCGTTTGGGCATCTGTGGCTGATGGTGTCTCCAGCAGCCCTTGCGCAGCTCTTGCGAGTTTGAGCTTTTTGGAGGTGCTTCACCATGTTGTTGAAGAGGCAGCGTTAAAGGGCTTGCCTGAAACCTTGCCTCAACGCGTGCGTACCGCGGTACAGGAATGGCAATTCCGATATCGAAACGAGCGAACTGAAGGTGCGTCCACTACTCTGGCCAGTATCCATATCGTTCACGATCAGGTTTGTGCTGTGAACTGCGGTGATTCGAGAGTTTGGCGTCTGCGCAGGCAGCGAAGCGGTGAAATCGAATGGCTTCAGCTCAGTCTGGATCACACGGTGTGGCAGCAAATTCTTCAGGAGGAATTGGAGCCGGAAGAAGCAGGCATGGAGCATGCCTCCATCTACGATGGACTTTTGCACTGCCTGACACTCGGTGAAAGCACGGATCCCGAGCCGATATGGGACGCTGGTCTGACGCAGCATACTGGTGCTTCGGAAGAGTGGTTGCATGTTTGGCGTGGCCGTGTTGCGCAAGGTGATGTCTATTTGCTTGCCACAGACGGCTTGCATGGCACAGTTGGTGATGCACGGCTGTCCACGCTTTGGCGAGGCGAAGCCTCACTTGACGAAAATATATCTCATTTGAAGCAGGCATATCTCTATGCAGGACGCTTGGATGACTGTTCAATGATCGCAATTGAAATAATCGGACCTTTAAGCGCTTCCTGCGGGTGCTGA
- a CDS encoding YicC/YloC family endoribonuclease, protein MPVYSMTGYASLQSTPGQMQADANQGFDPALPDDWRLSLELRAVNSRFLDLTFKLPEELRPHEAALRELLQKQLRRGKVELRASLEHQSSAPDQMQAPSVALLQRLAAAQDAVRSWLPQAAPLSVADVLRLNTAPSSLALPPEQMQQWLLQSMRTLLERFQHARETEGRQLADSLLQRVQGLRALAREAEPLIPQLVEQQRQRFLDKWNDAFQQASAQSTANPVSAEAAQERALSEATAFAIRIDVAEEITRLQSHLDTIENLLNKGGELGKRMEFLIQELHREANTLGSKSAALDTSRISVDMKVLIEQMREQVQNIE, encoded by the coding sequence ATGCCAGTTTACAGCATGACCGGCTACGCCAGCCTGCAGTCCACCCCCGGCCAGATGCAGGCCGATGCCAACCAGGGCTTCGATCCCGCCCTGCCGGACGACTGGCGCCTGAGCCTGGAACTGCGCGCTGTCAACAGCCGCTTTCTCGACCTGACCTTCAAGCTGCCGGAAGAACTGCGCCCGCATGAAGCCGCCCTGCGCGAACTGCTGCAAAAGCAGCTGCGCCGCGGCAAGGTAGAGCTGCGCGCTTCGCTGGAGCACCAGTCTTCCGCCCCTGACCAGATGCAGGCCCCTTCCGTCGCCCTCTTGCAGCGCCTGGCCGCCGCGCAGGACGCCGTGCGCAGCTGGCTGCCCCAGGCAGCGCCGCTGTCGGTGGCCGACGTGCTGCGCCTGAATACCGCGCCTTCCTCCCTCGCGCTGCCGCCCGAGCAGATGCAGCAGTGGCTGCTGCAATCCATGCGGACGCTGTTGGAGCGTTTCCAGCATGCGCGTGAAACCGAAGGTAGGCAACTCGCCGACAGCCTGCTGCAGCGCGTGCAAGGCCTGCGCGCGCTGGCCAGGGAAGCCGAGCCGCTGATCCCGCAACTGGTAGAGCAGCAGCGCCAGCGCTTTCTGGACAAGTGGAATGACGCCTTCCAGCAGGCATCCGCCCAGTCCACAGCAAACCCTGTGTCGGCCGAAGCCGCCCAGGAGCGCGCGCTGTCCGAAGCCACCGCCTTCGCCATCCGCATCGATGTGGCCGAGGAAATCACCCGCCTGCAATCGCACCTGGACACCATCGAGAACCTGCTGAACAAGGGCGGCGAGCTGGGCAAGCGCATGGAGTTCCTGATCCAGGAACTGCACCGCGAAGCCAACACGCTGGGCTCCAAATCGGCCGCACTGGATACGTCGCGCATTTCGGTCGACATGAAGGTGCTGATCGAGCAGATGCGCGAGCAGGTGCAAAATATCGAATAA